The nucleotide sequence TTATAGATGCTATACTGAAATTCAACGTTTTTAATGAATTtatgattttataattacatTATTGATGTTATGAATTTCCcacaattaaaatattgtctctttttttcatacacacatttttttatgtatatgaattattaatattttattagtaaaaaatatgaattggtaataaattaattgtaAATCCGTAGAATTATTCTGAattgttcataatattataaatagtaaaaaaaaaaattgtaattttattataaagaatataaaatattattaattatacaaatttttaaataaataaaattatataaaaaaaaagaaaatttaaattaaaataaattatttaatatttctagtgtaaaatattatagtaATTTCTCTAtacctttttatttttttgttaccATATCAGTGTAAAACTAAATGGTGAcgcaataaataataataacaacattataaacaatgattaaattaataaacatAAGAAATTGATGttcttcatattttttgtttaattatacaaaagGAATAGTTAaactatttaataatattctaTAAAATGTCGTTTTATTATAGGTGGTGTAAAAGTTGTGTATAAAATTACAActacttatttttatttattattatttttttttattttcataataattattttattcattgtttttatttctataatatatatataaatatatattttaaaacatttcgAATTTTACCGAaaattcgtttttttttcctccCGCAACTAAACATGAAAAACTTATATTGAAGAAAACacaataaaagaaataaaataattttcagctaatagaaaaattatttgctATTAGCtcaaattgtatttttaaataaacaacAAAATCATTAATTAATCAATCAAATAAGTTATAAAGAAATTacgcaaaaaaaatgtttttgtttaagaaaaagaatatagACAAATCCAAAGCACCATCAACTAAAAAACTAAGTTCAGACTCAATTGCACAAAATGGtttggaaataaaattcgataaaaaaacatcTCAAGACTCTGAAAGTAGTTCAAAAAGTaagaaattttttaatattaaaaaattaaaaatattttctcgATCTAAAAATCATGATATACCAAAAGATAACAATACAATAAATGTGAATAATaatgacaaaaataataatataaataatttcaaaTTAACTAGCAATAAAAATGGGCTACCTATTAAAGGAAATGCTACCCCCGATATATTGCACAAGGATATTTCAGTTTTCCATAAAAGTCAACTTAGTAAATCGAGCACAAAAAGTGAGAAATCAAAGAATGGAAGTGTAAGAAGTGAAAGTTTAAAAAGTGAAAGTTTAAAAAGTGAAAGTTTAAAAAGTGAAAGCATAAAAAGTGAAAGTATAAAAAGTGAAAGTTTAAAAAGTGAAAGCATAAAAGGtgaaaacataaaaaatgaaggtttaaaaagtgaaaaatcGGGAAGCATTTTCTCAAAATCAAAATCATCCTTGTCTTTAAATTCAGATAAAATGTCTTCTTtatcaaatgaaaaaatagagACCCAGACAAAGAAAGAAGGTAgtgtaaaattaaattcgttagcttcaaaaaattccataataaataacaaagaattaaataaaaatgaaaaaaataaaaattctgtaattatggaaaaattaaccttaaaaaatatatttaaatcaccatttaataatacaaacaAAAAGACACCAGAAattaacaatataaatgaaataccagacttaaaagaaaaatttaatcatgcaaaaagtatatttgataaaaaaattgcctCAAAAAAATCTATTAATAGTTTATGTAGTAAAAACAGCGACGATCCTagtgaaaaaaacacaCTTAACAAAATTGAAATCTTTAATCTtgtaaatcaaaaaaaaaatgtaaaaaataagaatttttttatgaaaaaaaaaccaaatattaataaaaccGATCCAAaatcaattttaaaaaaaaaaagcagtAATActacaaatttattaaatagaGAACCAAGTGTAAGCAATACACAACCACCTGCATCAACAGTTATGGCTTCTGAGATAAAGGAAAAGAAACATGACCTAGTAGAAAGAgctaataaaattgaaaataatcaacTTAAAATGTCTAacgatttaaataatgcaCGTGATGACTTATATATAGGTCACATTAATACTAACCATATTGTAAACAAACAGATATTGTTCAACGTTGATCCCCCTTTCCTCTTTACTGAGAATTCATTCGCTTTATGGTACTACTATACATTAATGTtgacataaataataatgaaagtGAAATTGTGTATACTAAGTTTTTTAGCGATACTATATTGAGGGTATtatgtgtgtatattttttttgtataaaatttattaaacaaTAGACTGGTATGCTAATTATTTAAGTGATATAGAAATGAGTATTTACAAAAGAGATTTGGTTATactattgttttttatttattgatttcatattttcagTTCTATATGgtacattttatatttcatgtttttttgGTATCCATTTAGTACACGGTTTTTcacacacacacatatatatgtgtttaTATTACGAGccattaaaattatacacacatttttatgcatatttaacGCAGCCCTATCATGCCTATTGGTGACGTAATTGAAATGATACATTCGAtatgtgaaaataataaagacgAATCATTTAAAAAGCTGAACGACTGCAAAGAAAACAATCAAAAGGTATGTGCATGCTCTTCTTTGTTTGAGAGTTTTTCACCATTTTTTGCTTCCCGATTTTTACTTCCCCATTTTTacttcttcattttttgccACTTTGCAGATATCGAGCACTTTGATGCTCGCCCTTGGCGCCTTGGATGGAGAAGATGATTCGGTCATTTCCAATTTGAACAAACGAacgtaataaaaaaggaatattttttcatcgtATCTTATCTTTATATGTGccataaaatttatgtacacatacatatatgcataaattattatcaaaattgttacaatttttacaGGGAATTGCAAAAGCAAAATTTAAAGGAGGCATATGATGTTGTTGAGTCAATAAATggaaattaaattaaaaaaaaaattcaaaataattcaaactATAATTAAAACGCCATTCTAATGGGCATTGACCATCGAATGgataataaacataaataaattcagcacaaataaatgatgcaacataattaaaattaataaattgtaTGCATGAGACATAAAAGATAAACAAACCTCGCAATTACGAAGGATTTATATCATGTATATGTGacagaaaaattaatagataaacataaaatttgtgagaatgaatatattcttATCATAAAACTGGATAGGTATATGTCtgtgtattttatttatacatgtAAAACTGTTTAATTATTGTCATTCCtaccttttttaaataagaaaattttaatatataacaaataaaaaaaaaaaaatcataacCAAATAAGTAAGAGAAAACTTTGAAAAATCTTTAAGATGccaattttgtaaaattcaaaataaaaaatatattaatgcgAATCGTGGAATTGATACTATTCATATGTATGTTCAATAGTagtttgttttaaaaaaaaataagcattCTCAAAgtgttaataattttttatgtattctTGTTGTGCTTTATAATCATCGAGCATTAAGTCTAGACAACCTGGAGCAATATTATCAACATCAATCATAGCTTTATCTAATATTTGAGCGCAATTTAAAGTAGATGCATATGttcttatatatgcatctattttatttctaaatAATCTATGACCAGGCATACCCTTAAGTACACCAAGTATTGGCTTCAACAATTCAAAAGCATTTACTAAACTGTAAAAAGATGAATTTTGTTCTAAATAGGATTTATATGCTTCTAACACAGTTCGTCGACTATAAGCTGTAGCTAAAGTATCATGGTTATATACAAGCTTATCTGTTTTTGCCAATACAGTAATATTGTCCATACATGCTCTTCCAATCATAACACCATATAATGgatttatatcataatCTTCAacctttatataattattatcagTATACTTATTATGATTACCcgttgttttatttattggcACATATCCATTTAATAATGCTACTCCTTGTTCAATAGATTTGATCCCACCATTTAAAGTGAATTTTAAGTTTGGAtataatttacataaatCAAAAACCTTATTATATTCTAAAGGTGGTACACTTCTATTTTGTTTTGGATCTAATCCTTTTAACCATGCTTTTCTTgaatgtataataaaatgttcACAACCAACTGATGAAACTGTTTCAATAaatgattttaaaaaagaaaatgaatcaAGATCATCAACACCTGTTCTTATTTTAACAGTTACAGGAATTtgtacttttttttttatttcataaacaatatttttaacgaGTTCAGGTTTTTTCATTAAGTAAGCACCAAAGGCTCCTTTATTAGCTACTTTTGTACTTGGACATCCaacattaatatttatttcatcatatCCAGCTTGTTCTATTAATACAGCTGCTTCTGATAAAGATGTAGGATCAGAACCCCCTAATTGACAAACTATTGGATGCtcatttttattgaaaCCTAAATGTTCttctaaattatttatattatataacaaaGTATTATCAACAATCATTTCAGTCCATAATTGTACTTTTTTACTAATAATTCGAACCAAAGCTCTAAAGTGGCGATTTGTTACATTTATCATAGGGGCAACTTGTATTAATGGTTCGATTTCacttttcctttttctgtataaatcatttaatgattgtgatatattttctaattcAAAAATGGGTTGGTTAACCCCTCCCAATGTGTcatctatattattacttgATAAAATCGACAtgttttttctctttaaatttttaattttctcCTTAGTGTTAATGTTGTTTGCAATGAAGAAGACACCTCTGTTGTTTTTTCCAAAAGGTGTACAACTTTTAAATAGATTTATATcagtatttatttttgtatgtctattataatttatttgattgtcaatattatctttattatattcgattttattttttttatataatttaaaaggatttttatgatatacCCTTATAAGAGTATATTTACTCTTATTCAGTTTTGCATTACCatgatttttaaaatatgtaaaatacatatataatatcaaaACTTTTACCAATATAATTcgcattaatttttattttatattttttagctAGCTATGTTGGAAGAACTATATTGTTCTTTCGTTGATTTATTTAGCTATTCTCTTAAATGATCTTgggttatttatttttattcatttgtatattcccatttttatataaatatttctgctttatttttattatattattattgtatttatatatatttttatggtgattatgcataaaatgccaatacgaaaaaattataaaaaaaaatgaaacatcattggataatattttaaaaaagtaagAGATCAAATATGATGATTGTAGATCTTTTATAATACTTTATGagttacatatttttaaaatttttttcaattttttttcaactaAGATTATATTTGATAGGTAAGGAAAAACGTGTAGGAAcgattttcataatattgtGGTGCCCTTATTTCCATTCATACATCACCATGTTTTgcaaatacaaaataatatgtaatacTAACATATGCATTAGCCTGAccaaatgaatatataaattttttgtaaaaattggATGAACgacttattattttttaataacttGGAATATACCGACAGCATTTTGTATCTCTACATTTGTAGAGTATAAAGACGTTTCGATactttttccttttttataattcattatttatacttatcagggcaaaaaaataaatgctgatgcaaaaaattaagttttatttttttatataaagtgTGAGCCTCAAAAAGGGGACTACcccatatttatttatacttataaaatcagaacaaaaaaattgttttttttaaattcgaatattataaacaaCTTCATATAGACAGTAAGAGAAAAGCACGTGAACATTTAAAATGATAAGAGTGGCAAAATTGATAAAGATTGTAGATAtgttgataaatataacatttaAACGAGCCTATGTATGGATGGACACCTTTTGAAATgtacatacatatttagagaaaataaaattaacctatgtttgtatatacatttattatatgttttctGAATATTTCTAAAcatgtaaaaaatgtacACCCTCTttgttgaaaataaattaaaaaatatatccatttcacaaaatagttattttttatttattaaaaaaataatgaagaacaatatagaatattaaataaaaaaaagttattcTCTACTATTTTATGATACATAAGTTATGTTGACAAAAATTGGATGCATACTATATATGTCACAAGTATTTCAATTTTCAacaatttttgtatttatcattttagTTTATATTCgtcttaatttttatgatagTATTGCCAAATGGGCATAATTAGCAGATGTACCTATATAGACTGTACTGATGGTGGAATGTATagtaatacatatttattaaaaaaataaattaaatctagttgaaaaataataaaataaatttcatcgttattttcataagtTATTCAAATTAAGGTtacattaaatttttttattttttttttttggcaccgtagcatattttttagacGATTTTTAACGAcagcatataaaaaaaaattgcgAATTAtctacataaaaaataaaaaaaggcgtatatatatatttttttattttgatataaatattaaaatataaatatttattttatgatttatatttttctataatttacataatataaagtatatttttcgatttttataatttctttattttttcaatgttatattatcgattataaaaatatgtatacttaaaaaattttataactcCCAAAAAACATCACCCTACCTTTgctttatacatatttatacatatttatttatctatatatcatatatttattttattatacaaaaaaacaacCTCTtgtatcataaaaaatgcatatatagcGTTTAGtgttatttcaaaaaaatattcatatatatgctatatGTCATACATAAAAGTTTTTTTCTCtcaatatttgtttatataatttaaaaagagaaacaacaatattaatgataaataaatatattatccgTACATGCACACgtatattatacaaaattaaaggTATCAAATGCCCAACTGTGTATgcatttaaatttgtatattataaatatattttacgtACTTGTACAACATTAA is from Plasmodium chabaudi chabaudi strain AS genome assembly, chromosome: 8 and encodes:
- a CDS encoding dihydrouridine synthase, putative, which gives rise to MRIILVKVLILYMYFTYFKNHGNAKLNKSKYTLIRVYHKNPFKLYKKNKIEYNKDNIDNQINYNRHTKINTDINLFKSCTPFGKNNRGVFFIANNINTKEKIKNLKRKNMSILSSNNIDDTLGGVNQPIFELENISQSLNDLYRKRKSEIEPLIQVAPMINVTNRHFRALVRIISKKVQLWTEMIVDNTLLYNINNLEEHLGFNKNEHPIVCQLGGSDPTSLSEAAVLIEQAGYDEININVGCPSTKVANKGAFGAYLMKKPELVKNIVYEIKKKVQIPVTVKIRTGVDDLDSFSFLKSFIETVSSVGCEHFIIHSRKAWLKGLDPKQNRSVPPLEYNKVFDLCKLYPNLKFTLNGGIKSIEQGVALLNGYVPINKTTGNHNKYTDNNYIKVEDYDINPLYGVMIGRACMDNITVLAKTDKLVYNHDTLATAYSRRTVLEAYKSYLEQNSSFYSLVNAFELLKPILGVLKGMPGHRLFRNKIDAYIRTYASTLNCAQILDKAMIDVDNIAPGCLDLMLDDYKAQQEYIKNY